A stretch of Clostridia bacterium DNA encodes these proteins:
- a CDS encoding S-layer homology domain-containing protein yields MKKSNKILSVVIALIFLFAAVTPAFALSDKADDAANRLLGLGIIDGYEDGSLGTDQTITRAEMCVILAELSGMGSAADILMDVPSTFPDVKTSVWYTGYINLAQTQNWISGYPDGTFKPNAQVTYGEAITMILNVLGYGKGELPGAWPLNYIVKASALDITDDVTFTSKAPALRGDIFVFASAALDLNTVSWNSDDSEFNEDDDTLLDGLGFEVIEDVIIDDAFVALGSNLDIEDREISTNDSDIDTVAVGFNVRDYIGVMCDFYVDDDTIVAVDDMADVEMLDIDSFDDIDELVFDDDNDEYDAEGAVLIINDVIVDNDLDSVPSMLADGYDNVRIAFGDDDNVTLIDVVDYDAMASMLIDEVDFDDEFAELMEKDGADDGSLLVNTDDDRVIVYGVDSLEDIEEWDVAYWNEVDNNSDSDIDQDIAIYVVRDMVEGEMTRFSSDDVRVNGTTYDLGAYVWFYSEDNGAEFSDGTSEDVLTLFEDFSDEDVALMLDGYGDVYAISGDIDGSSTASDVGVATGEIEAAFGGFEDEYRIELFLATGETATYYFEDDEVDVDGAEVADAYTNVDIIKGDIVEFSLNDDGEIDSVDLFSQGSIEASDIDDDYSRIDGDKVVSGTLFFDISESDSDDWMMTDWSDVKDADFNSGTIGYTVVDDGDIDYVVLTDAVTVSDGIYAGFLDSWKSGSDYYVELITESGVASYVYNEDELVSSSLENAIFEYDMSGDDVDSLTIVTEYIYGQLPSGAVNSDNTLDIGEWDARNIDNVNFDFLLDDGDIDALIIDLTDGGEVISADDLNTSDYVIVVLDSNDKVVVLAVVDQDILDDLMDVSGLDFYAPIEW; encoded by the coding sequence ATGAAAAAATCTAACAAGATTCTTTCCGTTGTTATTGCTCTGATCTTTTTGTTCGCAGCAGTAACTCCCGCTTTTGCACTTTCTGATAAAGCTGATGATGCAGCTAACAGATTGTTGGGATTGGGAATTATCGATGGTTACGAAGATGGTAGCCTCGGTACAGACCAAACCATTACAAGAGCAGAAATGTGTGTAATTTTAGCTGAGCTTTCAGGCATGGGTAGTGCAGCAGACATCCTAATGGATGTACCTTCTACTTTCCCAGATGTTAAAACTAGCGTATGGTACACTGGTTACATCAACCTAGCTCAAACTCAAAACTGGATCTCTGGTTATCCTGATGGAACATTCAAACCGAATGCTCAAGTAACTTACGGCGAAGCAATCACAATGATTCTTAACGTATTAGGTTATGGTAAAGGCGAACTTCCAGGCGCATGGCCTTTGAACTACATCGTTAAAGCTTCTGCTCTTGACATTACGGACGATGTAACCTTCACTAGCAAAGCACCTGCATTGAGAGGCGACATTTTCGTATTCGCTAGTGCCGCTTTGGATTTGAACACAGTATCATGGAACTCTGATGATAGTGAATTCAATGAAGATGATGATACTCTTCTTGATGGACTTGGCTTTGAAGTAATTGAAGATGTAATTATCGACGATGCTTTCGTAGCTCTTGGTAGCAACCTTGACATTGAAGACAGAGAAATCTCTACTAACGACAGCGATATTGACACTGTAGCTGTAGGCTTCAATGTAAGAGATTACATTGGTGTAATGTGTGACTTCTATGTAGACGATGACACCATCGTAGCTGTTGATGATATGGCAGATGTAGAAATGTTGGATATTGACTCATTTGATGATATCGATGAATTGGTATTTGATGATGACAATGATGAATACGACGCAGAAGGCGCTGTACTGATCATAAATGATGTAATTGTTGATAATGATCTTGATTCCGTTCCTTCAATGTTAGCTGATGGCTATGACAATGTTAGAATCGCATTTGGCGATGATGACAATGTTACTCTTATCGACGTTGTTGATTATGACGCTATGGCAAGCATGTTGATTGACGAAGTTGACTTCGATGATGAATTTGCTGAACTGATGGAAAAAGATGGCGCAGATGATGGCTCCTTACTCGTTAATACTGACGATGACAGAGTAATCGTTTACGGTGTTGACTCATTGGAAGACATTGAAGAGTGGGACGTTGCTTACTGGAACGAAGTTGACAACAACAGTGATAGCGACATCGACCAAGACATCGCAATCTATGTTGTAAGAGACATGGTTGAAGGTGAAATGACTCGCTTTAGTTCTGACGATGTAAGAGTTAACGGAACTACCTATGACTTAGGTGCTTATGTTTGGTTCTACTCAGAAGACAACGGTGCTGAATTCAGTGATGGTACTTCTGAAGACGTTCTTACCCTGTTTGAAGACTTCTCAGATGAAGATGTAGCTCTTATGCTTGATGGATATGGTGATGTATATGCTATTTCCGGAGACATTGATGGCTCAAGTACTGCTTCTGACGTTGGTGTAGCAACTGGCGAAATCGAAGCTGCATTTGGCGGATTTGAAGATGAGTACAGAATCGAGTTATTCCTTGCAACTGGCGAAACCGCTACTTACTACTTCGAAGATGACGAAGTTGATGTTGATGGCGCTGAGGTTGCAGATGCATACACTAATGTAGACATTATAAAAGGTGACATCGTAGAATTCTCATTGAATGATGATGGTGAAATCGATAGCGTTGATTTGTTCTCTCAAGGATCTATTGAAGCTAGTGATATTGATGATGACTACTCAAGAATCGATGGAGACAAAGTAGTTTCAGGAACCTTGTTCTTTGACATTTCAGAGTCAGATTCAGATGATTGGATGATGACTGACTGGAGCGATGTAAAAGACGCTGACTTCAATTCTGGAACGATTGGTTACACTGTTGTAGATGATGGCGACATTGACTACGTAGTACTTACTGACGCTGTAACTGTATCTGACGGTATCTATGCTGGATTCCTTGATTCTTGGAAATCTGGTAGCGACTACTACGTTGAGTTGATTACTGAAAGCGGCGTTGCTTCCTATGTATACAACGAAGATGAGTTGGTAAGCTCTAGCCTAGAAAATGCCATTTTCGAATATGACATGTCTGGTGATGATGTTGATAGCTTGACCATTGTTACTGAGTATATTTATGGTCAATTGCCTTCAGGCGCTGTAAACTCTGATAATACGCTTGATATCGGCGAGTGGGATGCACGTAACATTGACAACGTAAACTTCGACTTCCTATTGGATGATGGAGATATCGACGCCTTGATCATTGACTTGACTGACGGCGGCGAAGTTATCAGTGCTGATGACTTGAACACTTCAGACTACGTTATCGTAGTTCTTGATAGTAACGACAAAGTTGTAGTATTGGCTGTTGTTGATCAAGATATCTTAGATGATTTGATGGATGTTTCAGGTTTAGATTTCTACGCTCCTATTGAGTGGTAG
- a CDS encoding S-layer homology domain-containing protein — translation MKKSNKILSVVIALIFLFAAVTPAFALSDKADDAANRLLGLGIIDGYEDGSLGTDQTITRAEMCVILAELSGMGSAADILKDVPSTFSDVKTSVWYTGYINLAQTQNWISGYPDGSFRPNADVTYGEAITMILNVLGYGKGDLPGAWPLNYIVKASALDITDDVTFTSGAAALRGDIFVFASAALDLNTVSWNSDDSEFNEDDDTLLDGLGFEVIEDVIIDDAFVVLGSSLDIEDREISTNDSDIDTVAVGFNVRDYIGVMCDFYVDDDTIVAVDDMADVEMLNIDSFDALDELVFDDDDDEYDAEGAVLIVNDEIISYSLDYVPGPLADGFDNVRIAFGDDDNVTLIDVTDYDYMASMLIDEVDFDDEFAELMEKDGADDGSLLVNTDDDRVVVYGVDSLEDIEEWDVVYWNEVDNNSDSDIDQDIAIYVVRDMVEGEMTRFSSDDVKVNGTTYDLGANVWFYSEDNGAEFSDGTSEDVLTLFEDFSDEDVALMLDGFGNVYAISGDIDGSSSASDVGVATGEIEAAFGGFEDEYRIELFLATGEIATYYIEDGDVEINFEGSLDGIVSDIYDNSVSKGDIVEFSLNDDGEIDSIDMFSQGLISASDIDDDYSRIDEDKVVSGTLFFDISESDSDDWMMTDWSDVADADFGTGSIGYTVVDDGDIDYVVLTDALTVTDGIYAGFLDSWKSGSDYYVELITESGVASYVYNEDVLVSSSLENAIFEYDMSGDDVDSLTIVTEYVYGQLPSGAVNSDNTIDIGEWDARNVNNENYDFLLDDGDIDALIIDLTDGGEVISADDLNTSDYVIVVLDDDYKIVVLAVVDQDILDDLMDVSGLYFYAPATPMLP, via the coding sequence ATGAAAAAATCTAACAAGATTCTTTCCGTTGTTATTGCTCTGATCTTTTTGTTCGCAGCAGTAACTCCCGCTTTTGCACTTTCTGATAAAGCTGATGATGCAGCTAACAGATTGTTGGGATTGGGAATTATCGATGGTTACGAAGATGGTAGCCTCGGTACAGACCAAACCATTACAAGAGCAGAAATGTGTGTAATTTTAGCTGAGCTTTCAGGTATGGGCAGTGCAGCAGACATCCTAAAGGATGTACCTTCTACCTTCTCAGATGTTAAAACTAGCGTATGGTACACTGGTTACATCAACCTAGCGCAAACTCAAAACTGGATATCTGGATATCCAGATGGAAGCTTTAGACCGAATGCTGACGTAACCTATGGTGAAGCAATCACAATGATTCTTAACGTATTAGGCTATGGCAAAGGCGACCTTCCAGGCGCATGGCCTTTGAACTACATCGTTAAAGCTTCAGCTCTTGACATTACGGACGATGTAACCTTCACTAGCGGCGCAGCTGCTTTGAGAGGTGACATTTTCGTATTCGCTAGTGCCGCTTTGGATTTGAACACAGTATCATGGAACTCTGATGATAGTGAATTCAATGAGGATGATGATACTCTTCTTGATGGACTTGGCTTTGAAGTAATTGAAGATGTAATTATCGACGATGCTTTCGTAGTTCTTGGTAGCAGCCTTGACATTGAAGACAGAGAAATCTCTACTAACGACAGCGATATTGACACTGTAGCTGTAGGTTTCAATGTAAGAGATTATATTGGTGTAATGTGTGACTTCTATGTTGATGACGACACTATCGTAGCTGTTGATGATATGGCAGACGTAGAAATGTTGAACATTGACTCATTTGACGCTTTGGATGAATTGGTATTTGATGACGATGACGATGAATATGACGCAGAAGGCGCTGTACTTATCGTAAACGATGAAATCATAAGCTACAGCCTTGATTACGTGCCGGGACCATTAGCAGATGGCTTTGACAACGTTAGAATCGCATTTGGTGATGATGACAATGTTACTCTTATCGACGTTACTGATTATGACTATATGGCAAGCATGTTGATTGACGAAGTTGACTTCGATGATGAATTTGCTGAACTGATGGAAAAAGACGGCGCAGATGATGGCTCCTTACTCGTTAATACTGACGATGACAGAGTAGTTGTTTACGGTGTTGACTCATTAGAAGACATTGAAGAGTGGGATGTTGTTTACTGGAACGAAGTTGACAACAACAGTGATAGCGACATCGACCAAGACATCGCAATCTATGTTGTAAGAGACATGGTTGAAGGTGAAATGACTCGCTTCAGTTCTGACGATGTAAAAGTTAACGGAACTACCTATGACTTAGGTGCTAATGTTTGGTTCTACTCAGAAGACAACGGTGCTGAATTCAGTGATGGTACTTCTGAAGACGTTCTTACCCTGTTTGAAGACTTCTCAGATGAAGATGTAGCTCTTATGCTTGATGGATTTGGTAATGTATATGCTATTTCCGGAGATATTGATGGCTCAAGCAGTGCTTCTGATGTTGGTGTAGCAACTGGCGAAATCGAAGCAGCATTTGGCGGATTTGAAGACGAATACAGAATCGAACTCTTCCTTGCAACTGGCGAAATCGCTACTTATTACATTGAAGACGGTGATGTTGAAATTAATTTTGAAGGTTCATTAGATGGCATAGTATCTGACATATACGATAACTCTGTTTCAAAAGGTGACATTGTAGAATTCTCATTGAATGATGATGGAGAAATCGACAGCATCGATATGTTCTCTCAAGGACTTATTTCCGCTAGTGATATTGATGATGATTATTCAAGAATTGATGAAGACAAAGTAGTTTCTGGAACCTTATTCTTTGACATTTCAGAGTCAGATTCAGATGATTGGATGATGACTGACTGGAGCGATGTAGCAGATGCTGACTTCGGTACTGGATCGATTGGTTACACTGTTGTAGATGATGGCGACATTGACTACGTAGTACTGACTGACGCTCTAACTGTAACAGACGGTATCTATGCTGGATTCCTTGATTCTTGGAAATCTGGTAGCGACTACTACGTTGAGTTGATTACTGAAAGCGGCGTTGCTTCCTATGTATACAACGAAGACGTGTTGGTAAGCTCTAGCCTAGAAAATGCCATTTTCGAATATGACATGTCTGGTGATGATGTTGATAGCTTGACCATAGTTACTGAGTATGTTTATGGCCAATTGCCTTCAGGCGCTGTAAACTCTGACAACACCATTGATATCGGCGAGTGGGATGCACGTAACGTGAACAACGAAAACTACGACTTCCTATTGGACGATGGAGATATTGATGCCTTGATCATTGACTTGACTGACGGTGGTGAAGTGATCAGTGCTGATGACTTGAACACTTCAGACTACGTTATTGTAGTTCTTGATGATGACTATAAAATTGTAGTATTGGCTGTTGTTGACCAAGATATCTTAGATGACTTGATGGATGTTTCAGGTTTATATTTCTACGCACCTGCCACTCCTATGCTGCCGTAA
- a CDS encoding LCP family protein encodes MKRSKGKRVYGIAAMIVAVTILIVGISGYQIAKEIGLIGRNEPGVEEPGEEPGVSPDQPDYLFKDNKLTLLVLGVDYRAAAPGSRSDTMMLAFLDMNEPSVKLLSIPRDTRVNIPGYGYEKFTHSHAYGGADLVMETINGFLGTDVEYYVEVDFEGFKDVVDALGGIELEVPSRMYYPGEGIDLYPGVQTLDGDKALQFVRYRSDGGDLVRIARQQQFLKELAKKALNTKNLWTATKLVGAANDMTVTDLSATQLLYIATSMMDLDVDSIEVATIPGESKKIDGLWYIIADEEKALDLVENFQGTDVQDEDPEEVDETIAE; translated from the coding sequence ATGAAAAGAAGTAAAGGAAAAAGAGTATATGGCATTGCCGCCATGATTGTGGCGGTGACTATTTTAATTGTAGGGATTTCAGGCTACCAAATAGCCAAGGAAATTGGATTGATCGGACGCAATGAGCCGGGCGTTGAAGAACCTGGTGAAGAACCAGGGGTTTCCCCGGATCAACCAGATTATCTGTTTAAGGATAATAAGCTTACCTTGTTGGTGCTAGGTGTGGATTATCGGGCGGCAGCGCCTGGGTCTAGATCGGATACGATGATGTTGGCTTTTCTTGATATGAATGAGCCTTCAGTGAAATTGCTTTCCATTCCCCGAGACACACGAGTAAACATACCTGGTTACGGATATGAAAAGTTTACCCATTCCCACGCTTACGGAGGCGCGGATCTGGTGATGGAGACCATTAATGGTTTTTTGGGAACAGACGTGGAGTATTATGTCGAAGTGGACTTTGAAGGATTTAAAGATGTGGTGGATGCCCTAGGTGGTATTGAATTGGAAGTTCCATCACGTATGTATTACCCAGGTGAGGGAATTGACCTATATCCAGGTGTACAAACTTTAGATGGAGATAAGGCTCTGCAGTTTGTGCGTTACCGCTCCGATGGGGGAGACCTTGTACGGATTGCTAGACAGCAACAGTTTCTAAAGGAATTGGCCAAAAAAGCCCTGAACACCAAGAACCTGTGGACGGCGACCAAGTTAGTTGGTGCGGCCAATGACATGACGGTGACTGACCTTAGTGCAACCCAGCTTCTCTACATTGCAACCTCGATGATGGATTTGGATGTGGATAGCATAGAGGTGGCAACCATTCCTGGAGAATCTAAGAAAATCGATGGGCTCTGGTACATCATAGCAGATGAAGAAAAAGCACTTGATTTGGTGGAGAATTTCCAGGGTACGGATGTTCAAGATGAAGATCCTGAGGAAGTGGATGAAACGATTGCTGAGTAA
- a CDS encoding WecB/TagA/CpsF family glycosyltransferase, whose protein sequence is MSKIEILGVGIDNLSMDETVSRIGQAIASKERMQVNTLNAEILYQALHDSRLMETINGCDLVTPDGTGIVWASEQLGTPCKERVTGIDLLNNLLKQSPKKGYKIYFYGSKPEILERAIKNIRETYPGINIVGSTHGYIKEDEQGKLLQDIQKKEPDLLFVALGAPRQEYWIESSLKELPSLVAVGVGGSLDVISGELKRAPEFFQKLRLEWLYRALIQPSRFKRLMVLPRFMLAVKRQKRAIKKS, encoded by the coding sequence ATGAGCAAGATCGAAATATTGGGGGTAGGCATCGACAATCTTTCAATGGATGAGACCGTGTCTCGCATAGGACAAGCGATTGCTAGTAAGGAACGTATGCAAGTAAATACCCTAAATGCAGAAATATTATACCAGGCCTTGCATGATTCGAGGTTAATGGAGACCATCAATGGTTGTGATTTGGTGACCCCGGATGGCACCGGGATAGTATGGGCTTCTGAACAATTGGGCACACCTTGCAAGGAGCGGGTAACTGGTATTGACCTTTTAAATAATCTGTTAAAGCAGTCTCCTAAAAAAGGGTATAAGATTTATTTCTATGGTTCTAAACCTGAAATTCTTGAAAGGGCGATTAAAAATATTCGCGAAACGTATCCAGGGATCAATATTGTGGGCTCAACGCATGGTTATATCAAAGAGGACGAACAAGGAAAACTACTACAAGATATTCAAAAGAAAGAACCGGATCTCCTGTTTGTCGCTCTTGGTGCTCCTAGGCAGGAATACTGGATTGAGTCTTCTCTAAAAGAGCTGCCTTCGCTGGTGGCTGTGGGAGTGGGTGGTTCTTTAGATGTGATTTCTGGGGAATTAAAAAGAGCACCTGAATTTTTTCAAAAGCTTAGGTTGGAGTGGCTATATAGAGCCTTGATTCAACCGTCTAGATTTAAACGGCTTATGGTTTTGCCGCGATTCATGTTGGCGGTGAAGAGACAAAAAAGGGCTATCAAGAAATCCTGA